tttggttttgttttttgttttgcacaGACACCGAGGCAAACAAAAATATCAACTGGACTTAGAATCGTGTTCTTAACAGTCCTGGCAACGGAAGAGAAACCCAGTGCCTGATGCAGGTCACGATAAGGCCTCTCTTGCAGAGCACTTGTGAGGATGGATGTGTGATAAACTACTTGATCAACAAAGTACCAGGCAGATCTCACAGACACAGATGCAGGCATGTAAATGAGTCGTAACCTCTCGGCCCAATCTTTACATCCATTCATTTACAGCTGAGACAACTAGAGtctgggcagcagggagggacTCCCACTGAAATGATCACCAGGAAGGGGAGCTGAAGACTCCCCTCTTCCTAAAAGCCGGAACAGTGGAGGGGAGAGGctggttttcttttaatggcAACATCTCACCACATGTGTCCGTGTGTTTTCCTCTCAAGCGCGTGTGAGGGCTGGAATACGCGCTTCATCATCCAGAGGCATTTCCAAAACGCTGGGCACAGCCCCTTACCAGCTAGTGCCGCAGGGAATGCACCTCAGGTGTAATGGAGAAAGGCAATTCTAGGCCTTCAATGAGGCGTTACCCAACGTTCTTGAGCCTTAAAATCCTCAATGACttgtaaaaatgttttaggatATTATTAGTTTGGGAAGAGATTCACTGATTGGGCAGAGAGTGGTGACCAGTCCACATTATATTTTCTGGGCTCTATGGTAAAGAGGGACACGTTTAACTAGTCAGAGAATCCCAGCCTGTGAGCTGTCTAGCCCTTCATTTTACAAGCAATTTAATCTGGGAAAGGCTAGATTTACCTAAAGTAACATCGCAACGGGCCGAGTCGGAGTTATAACTCAGAGCTTTTCTCACTGTACAAAGGAGGGGGGATAAAAATCCAAGCGATCGCCTCTTcatcacccacccccaccccttccaagATTTCTGGCCAGGcacctccttctcttctctttcccgcCTTATCCTAACCCCTTACCCTTTCAGATCCAGTTTGAGAAGGGGGCGGGAGGCGCTGAGAAATTCATCTTGAGCGACCCACGGGTCGTGGGGAAGAAAAGCCAGAACCTTTCACGTTGGTGAGCCTGTGGCTCGTGGGGGAGGCGGGCGCACTGCCCAGCTGGCGCCTAACCTCGGACCGGGAGGGAGGCTGGAAGAGAACtcggaggaggaggggtgggagggagggcgggCGCACAGGCGGGCTGAGAAAAGGTGTAGCTGCTGGAGAGAAATTAGAGACCTCGGCGCCTCTGGGAAGCAGGACGGTCCAGCTCTCACACAGCGGCGGGGAGGCCCCGTGCAAACGCCCCTCTCCTCCTCGCACTCGGCCTTTTGTTGTCGGCCTCTGCCTCTGGCTCCCGCTCATGCCCTCCggtcccctgcccccccccgaAGTCACCCCAACTGCACTCATAATATTTTGCTTTGCGCTGAGTCTGTTTTCCACCACCAACTTCCAGCAGTCTCCATGGCGACgcgctggggaggggggtgggctcAGCTATGGAAATCCCGGGGCCTAGCCGCCCGGCGGCCCCTGCAAACTTTTCCGGGTCTCCGCGTCCTACAGCAGAGGGAAAGAGCTCTGTCCTGCGCTGCCACACCAAGTCGCGTGCGGGGCTAGCGCTGCTGCCTCCCGGCCTGGGGACTGGGGACCACGCGGCTCTTACTTGACCCTGATGCCAAAGCCAGGTGCAGGTGCTAGGCAGGTGGTGAAGGTGGGGCGAGCATGCCCCCTTCAccggccacacacacacacacacacacacacgtccagGGAGGGCGAGACAGTCTTATTTGGGCGCGGAGGCAACGTTCAGAGCCCACTTCACTTGCTCCCCGAGCGGGCGGTCCGGGTCCCCCGGCCGGAGAAGGCGGCTCCTTTCCTAGACCCGCGCCTGGGAGAGGATGGAGGAGGCCCGGGGCCTCTTCCCACCCGGGCGCTCTCTGCCCCGCCGGCCCCACGCCAAAACCACTGAATATCCCCACCTGCGGGCCCACAGAGCCAGGGCGGGCCTTGTGCTGAGCCAAGGGCCTGGAGACCCGAGTGCCTTCCCGCCGTCGTGGCCTGGGGGGCTCAAATCTGGCTCTCGGGGTACCTTGGCCGCTCCAGATTTTGGAAATCGGGGCGGAAAATGGGTGGAGGCAGAAGTTTCCAGGTCGGGCCCCGCAGTGCCCCTGTCTAAGGCGCCATCCCGTTTAACAAGAAACGACGCTTCTGTTGCGTAGGCGACCAACCTGGCCCACTTCGCGCCAGTTCTCCGCGGCCTAAAATTCTACCTACTTTCCCCCCTCGTTCTCGAATTTCCAGGTACCTCGAGGAACTGAGCAATGCTCGCCTGGGCAGGGCAGCCGGGAGTGGACGCACGGCCGTAAACACGTAGGCGCCGCGGGCCACACGGGGCTCCGCACAGGCTTTTGCGCGGCGCGGGGCTGCGGCGCGAGCCGGGAGGGACGCAACTGCAAAGCCGCACCCGCCGGACGGCGTGTGGACGGCCCCACGCGCGCGCCTGCGGCTTTGGCCGCCTCCCCAAGCTCTGCCGCGCAGAGGGGCTCCCGGGAGAGGGGCTCCTGCCTCGTCGCGCTCGGCGGCGCGCCGGCTCCCGGCCTCCTCCGACGGGGCCATTGTCTTGGCCCCACACTTGTTGAGTATTTGGGAAAAACTCGAGGACTATGTTACCGGCTCGGTGCGCGGCACAAAGAGGCACGTTTCCGCAGGTCACGCTGAAGTGGCCCCAGACAGACCGCTGGAGCCTCGGCCCCTGCAAAACTGTCCTCCCGGTCGGAGGCACTTTACGGAGATTTTCCTTTTAAGAGTAGAGGACGGAGGCCTGGCCCGCCGGCCTCTCCGACCCTGGGCGCTCCTGACTTCGCCCCAGCCCTTGCTGCGAATCCACTGTTCCAGCCTTTTCGAatgaaaccatcaccatcatGATCATCAGCATCATCTCATCTTCGTGGTTCTGCCGTAGGTTTGCACGCAAATATGCTGTAAAAGGACCGGAAGGCAACTGCTCCAAGGAGTGCTGGTCTCAGCAATCCCGGGAGAAGGGACCTTTACATAACAAGGGACTCTCCAAAGAAAAGCTAATTGGATTTTAAGTTCTCTGGAAGTAAGGTGAGGGAAGGTCCTGGACCGGACCGCGCCAAGCTGCACTTCTCCTTGTCGTCGGTTTTGCAAGCCGGAGTGAAATGTCACCTGGTGCGTTCCATGGCATTTCTTCATGCTGCCGTTGCCCAGAACGTTTTGAGTTCAGGATGGTGATCTGGGGATGTCTCAGATTTTCGAAAAGGAGaggggggagatggggagatggggGGGGAGATTTCAGAACCCGCTAGGGGTGTTTGCAGTAAGTAAAAGTGACCAGGTGACTCCATGACCACCAACTAGAGGACGGAAAACAGGACGTTTCCACAGCCCCAAAGCTCTCCCCAGAACGCACAGAGAAGCTCCAGTCGTATGGAGGGGTGGCTAAAATCCCCAGCTGGGCCATAGCTGGCACCCGGCGCTGAGACTCTAAGTCCCTACGTGGCTCCCTTGCAAAAACTGCAGATAATGCAAACATGggtttaattttgttaaaagatAGTCACCTCTAAAGGGGTGCTCATGAGGTGCGTAGTGGCAGGAACGCTTGGCATAGAGGGGCTCTTTCCCCTCTCTGGGTGCCGGCTTTACCGCCAAAGGAGAGGATTCCAGCAGAGCCCTCTGCACAGTCCACAGCCCAGCACGCCACAGGCGACGCCTCTCTCTCCCTTGCCTTCGGTTGTCATCGCGTATAGTAGGGAGGACTTCCAGGCTCAGCCTTTCCTCACTCCCAGGGGACCCACACCCACTCGGGGGAGCTCAATGGAGAGGGACTTGGGTCTTGGGATCAGAgatagacccctatcctggaaaatCAAAGCTACCCCAGGCCAGAGAGGGTGGATGTCTTGGCCACCAGGGCCTCAGCAGAAGCCAGGAGGGGCTGGAAATCTGCAGGGACGGAAGAAAGACCATCTGG
Above is a window of Sus scrofa isolate TJ Tabasco breed Duroc chromosome 5, Sscrofa11.1, whole genome shotgun sequence DNA encoding:
- the LOC110260652 gene encoding uncharacterized protein LOC110260652 — translated: MAPSEEAGSRRAAERDEAGAPLPGAPLRGRAWGGGQSRRRARGAVHTPSGGCGFAVASLPARAAAPRRAKACAEPRVARGAYVFTAVRPLPAALPRRALLSSSRYLEIRERGGKVGRILGRGELARSGPGWSPTQQKRRFLLNGMAP